A genomic region of Arachis hypogaea cultivar Tifrunner chromosome 5, arahy.Tifrunner.gnm2.J5K5, whole genome shotgun sequence contains the following coding sequences:
- the LOC112803436 gene encoding uncharacterized protein, whose product MRPKQHITAAIEKQFEKAKKNYQIHLTATIDCIRFLLRQGLAFRGNDETDDSVNQENFLELLNFLAQHNEEIDRAFKNARGNLKLIAPSIQKDIVRAAARKTTKVIVDDLGDELFVVLVDEARDISIKEQMSICLRYVNKEGQVREHFLGLVQVSNTNALSLKLALESLLETYNLSLSRVHGQRYDGASNMQGEFNGLKTLILKENSYAFYVHCFAHQLQLALVTVAKK is encoded by the coding sequence ATGAGACCAAAACAACACATCACTGCTGCTATTGAAAAACAATTTGAGAAAGCTAAAAAGAATTATCAAATTCACTTGACAGCAACAATTGATTGTATTAGATTTCTTTTGCGACAAGGATTGGCCTTTCGTGGTAATGATGAGACGGATGATTCTGTTAACCAAGAAAATTTTTTGGAACTTCTAAACTTTCTTGCGCAACATAATGAAGAGATTGATCGTGCTTTCAAAAATGCTCGTGGAAATCTTAAACTAATAGCACCCTCAATCCAAAAAGACATTGTAAGAGCTGCTGCAAGGAAAACGACAAAAGTCATTGTTGATGATCTTGGTGATGAATTATTTGTTGTATTGGTTGATGAAGCCCGCGACATTTCCATTAAGGAGCAAATGTCAATTTGCTTAAGGTATGTGAACAAAGAAGGACAAGTTAGGGAGCATTTTCTTGGTCTTGTTCAAGTTTCTAATACTAATGCTTTATCTCTAAAATTAGCATTGGAGTCATTATTAGAAACATATAATTTAAGTTTATCAAGAGTACATGGACAAAGATATGACGGTGCAAGTAACATGCAAGGAGAATTTAATGGTTTGAAAACTTTGATATTGAAAGAAAATTCTTATGCTTTCTATGTACATTGCTTTGCCCACCAACTTCAGTTAGCTCTTGTAACGGTTGCAAAAAAATAA
- the LOC112801187 gene encoding uncharacterized protein, giving the protein MPRENARGKREKTPSRIPSPSDLPRHRHASISAVDLFHRRAELWKEGSECDGRGRHLPPLFHCQIRVTATNRRCSGCRKPLPSLCLLGLNSDDFISKLRLPFDHRSFWPLSEMPPGHLRIVAVPFCSYCRIELSDCLLQLKSFLLLWK; this is encoded by the exons ATGCCAAGGGAGAACGCTCGCGGGAAGAGGGAGAAGACGCCGTCGAGAATCCCGTCGCCGTCAGATCTGCCTCGTCACCGCCATGCTTCCATCAGCGCCGTGGATCTGTTTCATCGCCGAGCTGAGCTATGGAAGGAAGGGTCAGAATGTGATGGGAGAGGGAGACACCTTCCACCGCTGTTCCACTGCCAGATCCGTGTCACCGCCACGAACCGCCGCTGTTCTGGCTGCCGGAAGCCGCTGCCGAGCCTTTGCCTTCTTG GATTGAATTCCGACGATTTTATATCAAAGTTAAGGTTACCGTTCGACCATCGGAGTTTCTGGCCGCTGTCGGAGATGCCGCCGGGTCATCTCAGGATTGTGGCTGTTCCATTTTGCTCTTACTGTAG GATTGAGTTATCGGATTGCCTGTTGCAATTAAAGTCGTTTCTGCTATTGTGGAAGTGA
- the LOC140184882 gene encoding uncharacterized protein: MARVHCKNLLGFHCVGIEEAVGHKGGIWFLSSIANASCVVIDQIDQCHNGPWMTVGDFNEIVAPDESTGAYFSSHRASLLTTTLDDCKLFDLKVTGRRYTWYRAVQAGKDLAKKLDRALVNEAWMTMFPEGYSEILSRFHSDHCPILVRYHGDPRVKDCCPFRFQAAWATHPSYKHVISKAWSQEFGGVTERLKMVQQASLDFNSKIFGNIFVQKSKLEYQIDQIQRRLEVIVVLSLRIKEAELREDYNRLLLQEELFWYQKSREQNNNRVHGLYVRDGSWSTDPDILQEEALSFYKNLFGTMEEVEVDCLGDVSIPTLSTEACARLIDPVFFAEVKSAVFSMSPFKAPSPGGFQAYFFKEYWEIVGTEI, translated from the exons ATGGCCCGTGTGCATTGCAAAAATTTG TTGGGTTTTCATTGTGTTGGTATTGAGGAAGCAGTAGGACACAAGGGTGGCATTTGGTTTCTATCTTCTATTGCTAATGCTTCTTGTGTGGTTATTGACCAAATTGACCAAT GCCATAATGGACCGTGGATGActgttggtgattttaatgagattgtgGCACCAGACGAGAGTACAggtgcttatttttcttctcacagAGCTAGTCTATTAACTACTACTCTAGATGACTGTAAGCTCTTTGATCTTAAAGTGACTGGTAGGAGATATACTTGGTATAGAGCAGTTCAGGCTGGCAAGGATTTGGCTAAAAAGTTGGATAGAGCTCTAGTTAATGAGGCGTGGATGACAATGTTTCCTGAGGGTTATTCTGAAATTCTTAGCAGGTTTCattctgatcattgtcctatttTAGTTCGTTATCATGGTGACCCCAGAGTGAAAGATTGTTGTCCTTTTAGGTTTCAAGCTGCGTGGGCAACACATCCTTCTTATAAACATGTTATTAGTAAGGCTTGGAGTCAAGAGTTTGGAGGCGTTACTGAAAGGCTTAAGATGGTTCAACAGGCTTCTTTGGACTTTAACtcaaagatttttggaaatatttttgtgCAGAAAAGTAAGCTGGAATATCAGATTGATCAGATTCAACGGCGTTTGGAGGTTATCGTTGTGTTATCTTTGAGAATTAAAGAAGCTGAACTGAGGGAAGATTACAATAGGCTTTTATTGCAAGAGGAACTTTTTTGGTACCAAAAATCTAGAGAGCA AAACAATAATAGAGTACATGGATTATATGTTAGAGATGGGTCTTGGTCTACTGATCCAGATATTCTTCAGGAAGAAGCCCTCTCTTTTTACAAGAATCTCTTTGGTACAATGGAAGAGGTTGAGGTTGATTGTTTAGGGGATGTTTCGATACCCACTCTAAGCACTGAGGCTTGTGCTAGGTTAATTGACCCTGTCTTTTTTGCGGAAGTTAAGTCAGCAGTATTTAGTATGAGCCCTTTTAAGGCTCCTAGTCCAGGTGGCTTTCaagcttatttttttaaagaatattgggagatagtAGGCACTGAGATTTGA